Proteins encoded by one window of Salvia splendens isolate huo1 chromosome 7, SspV2, whole genome shotgun sequence:
- the LOC121742033 gene encoding neutral/alkaline invertase 3, chloroplastic-like isoform X2: MIVPMAVSPSEAAPRVLPGAVPFQVFRNLRSASRLSFKYGSQNDRSVSQKNQGNCLNSLRCNCIGRESARETSREDISKRLVNDIAKDLDDQRLEAAQHLKHEKEGPRHGDELASDTAVGQTISRTDANSLEEEAWNLLRASMVYYCGSPVGTIAANDPSDSNMLNYDQVFIRDFVPSGIAFLLNGEYEIVRNFILHTLQLQSWEKTIDCHSPGQGLMPASFKVRVVPLDGDDSATEEVLDPDFGEAAIGRVAPVDSGLWWIILLRAYGKSSGDLSVQQRIDVQTGIKMILKLCLADGFDMFPTLLVTDGSCMIDRRMGIHGHPLEIQALFYSALLCAREMLAPEEASADLTMALNNRLVALSIHIREYYWIDMKKLNEIYRYKTEEYSFDAINKFNIYPDQISPWLVDWMPQRGGYLIGNLQPAHMDFRFFSLGNLWAIACSLATTQQSHAILDLIEAKWSDLVSNMPLKICYPALEGQEWSIITGSDPKNTPWSYHNGGSWPTLLWQLTVACLKMNRPEIAENAIKIAEKRLAKDKWPEYYDTKGARFIGKQARLFQSWSIAGYLVAKLLMKNPSAANILVSVEDAELLNVFSCALNANPRGKRRKGPKQSFII; the protein is encoded by the exons ATGATAG TTCCAATGGCTGTCTCACCCTCAGAAGCAGCCCCTCGAGTTTTGCCTGGGGCGGTGCCATTCCAGGTCTTTAGAAATTTGAGATCAGCTTCACGGCTTTCCTTTAAGTATGGTAGCCAAAATGATAGATCCGTATCACAAAAGAACCAGGGCAATTGCTTAAATTCTTTGCGTTGCAATTGCATCGGGAGAGAAAGTGCTCGAGAGACTTCTAGAGAGGACATAAGTAAAAGGTTGGTTAATGATATAGCCAAGGATCTTGATGATCAAAGGCTTGAAGCAGCACAACATTTGAAACATGAGAAGGAAGGTCCTCGGCATGGTGATGAATTGGCATCTGATACAGCAGTTGGCCAAACTATTAGTAGAACGGATGCAAATTCTTTGGAGGAAGAAGCGTGGAATCTATTGCGAGCATCAATGGTGTATTATTGTGGCAGTCCAGTCGGGACCATTGCTGCAAATGATCCAAGTGACTCGAATATGCTTAACTACGATCAAGTGTTTATACGTGATTTTGTACCTTCGGGGATTGCTTTCCTGTTGAATGGAGAATATGAAATTGTTAGGAACTTCATCCTTCACACGCTTCAGCTGCAG AGTTGGGAGAAAACTATAGATTGCCATAGTCCTGGACAAGGACTAATGCCAGCAAGTTTTAAAGTACGTGTTGTGCCACTAGATGGTGATGATTCTGCAACTGAAGAGGTGTTAGATCCCGACTTTGGAGAGGCTGCAATTGGTCGGGTGGCGCCAGTTGATTCTG GTTTATGGTGGATCATATTGTTACGTGCATATGGAAAAAGTTCAGGAGACCTTTCTGTCCAGCAAAGGATTGATGTACAGACTGGCATTAAGATGATTTTAAAGCTTTGTTTGGCAGATGGTTTCGATATGTTTCCAACCTTGTTAGTAACAGATGGATCTTGCATGATAGATCGCCGCATGGGAATCCATGGCCACCCACTCGAAATTCAG GCATTATTCTATTCTGCTCTGCTTTGTGCACGTGAAATGCTTGCTCCTGAGGAAGCTTCTGCAGACCTCACGATGGCACTGAACAACCGGTTAGTTGCTTTATCAATTCACATCCGGGAGTACTACTGGATTGATATGAAGAAACTGAATGAAATTTATCGATACAAGACAGAAGAGTACTCGTTTGATGCAATCAACAAGTTCAACATCTACCCAGATCAAATTTCTCCCTGGCTTGTGGACTGGATGCCCCAAAGAGGAGGCTATCTTATTGGAAACCTGCAGCCGGCACATATGGACTTCCGATTCTTCTCACTTGGAAATCTATGGGCTATAGCATGCAGCCTTGCCACCACTCAGCAGTCACATGCTATATTGGATCTTATTGAAGCCAAATGGTCTGATCTTGTTAGCAACATGCCGTTGAAAATTTGTTACCCAGCGTTAGAGGGTCAGGAATGGAGCATAATCACAGGAAGTGATCCAAAGAACAC GCCTTGGTCTTACCACAATGGAGGTTCGTGGCCTACATTGCTCTGGCAG CTGACAGTGGCATGTTTAAAAATGAATAGACCAGAGATTGCTGAAAATGCAATCAAGATTGCTGAAAAACGCCTGGCAAAGGATAAGTGGCCAGAGTACTACGACACCAAGGGAGCAAGATTCATAGGGAAACAGGCGCGACTGTTCCAGAGCTGGTCTATTGCAGGTTATCTGGTGGCAAAACTCCTCATGAAAAACCCAAGTGCTGCTAACATTCTAGTGAGTGTTGAAGATGCAGAGCTTTTGAATGTCTTCTCTTGTGCACTGAATGCTAATCCAAGGGGAAAACGTCGAAAGGGACCCAAACAGAGCTTTATCATATGA
- the LOC121742033 gene encoding neutral/alkaline invertase 3, chloroplastic-like isoform X3 codes for MAVSPSEAAPRVLPGAVPFQVFRNLRSASRLSFKYGSQNDRSVSQKNQGNCLNSLRCNCIGRESARETSREDISKRLVNDIAKDLDDQRLEAAQHLKHEKEGPRHGDELASDTAVGQTISRTDANSLEEEAWNLLRASMVYYCGSPVGTIAANDPSDSNMLNYDQVFIRDFVPSGIAFLLNGEYEIVRNFILHTLQLQSWEKTIDCHSPGQGLMPASFKVRVVPLDGDDSATEEVLDPDFGEAAIGRVAPVDSGLWWIILLRAYGKSSGDLSVQQRIDVQTGIKMILKLCLADGFDMFPTLLVTDGSCMIDRRMGIHGHPLEIQALFYSALLCAREMLAPEEASADLTMALNNRLVALSIHIREYYWIDMKKLNEIYRYKTEEYSFDAINKFNIYPDQISPWLVDWMPQRGGYLIGNLQPAHMDFRFFSLGNLWAIACSLATTQQSHAILDLIEAKWSDLVSNMPLKICYPALEGQEWSIITGSDPKNTPWSYHNGGSWPTLLWQLTVACLKMNRPEIAENAIKIAEKRLAKDKWPEYYDTKGARFIGKQARLFQSWSIAGYLVAKLLMKNPSAANILVSVEDAELLNVFSCALNANPRGKRRKGPKQSFII; via the exons ATGGCTGTCTCACCCTCAGAAGCAGCCCCTCGAGTTTTGCCTGGGGCGGTGCCATTCCAGGTCTTTAGAAATTTGAGATCAGCTTCACGGCTTTCCTTTAAGTATGGTAGCCAAAATGATAGATCCGTATCACAAAAGAACCAGGGCAATTGCTTAAATTCTTTGCGTTGCAATTGCATCGGGAGAGAAAGTGCTCGAGAGACTTCTAGAGAGGACATAAGTAAAAGGTTGGTTAATGATATAGCCAAGGATCTTGATGATCAAAGGCTTGAAGCAGCACAACATTTGAAACATGAGAAGGAAGGTCCTCGGCATGGTGATGAATTGGCATCTGATACAGCAGTTGGCCAAACTATTAGTAGAACGGATGCAAATTCTTTGGAGGAAGAAGCGTGGAATCTATTGCGAGCATCAATGGTGTATTATTGTGGCAGTCCAGTCGGGACCATTGCTGCAAATGATCCAAGTGACTCGAATATGCTTAACTACGATCAAGTGTTTATACGTGATTTTGTACCTTCGGGGATTGCTTTCCTGTTGAATGGAGAATATGAAATTGTTAGGAACTTCATCCTTCACACGCTTCAGCTGCAG AGTTGGGAGAAAACTATAGATTGCCATAGTCCTGGACAAGGACTAATGCCAGCAAGTTTTAAAGTACGTGTTGTGCCACTAGATGGTGATGATTCTGCAACTGAAGAGGTGTTAGATCCCGACTTTGGAGAGGCTGCAATTGGTCGGGTGGCGCCAGTTGATTCTG GTTTATGGTGGATCATATTGTTACGTGCATATGGAAAAAGTTCAGGAGACCTTTCTGTCCAGCAAAGGATTGATGTACAGACTGGCATTAAGATGATTTTAAAGCTTTGTTTGGCAGATGGTTTCGATATGTTTCCAACCTTGTTAGTAACAGATGGATCTTGCATGATAGATCGCCGCATGGGAATCCATGGCCACCCACTCGAAATTCAG GCATTATTCTATTCTGCTCTGCTTTGTGCACGTGAAATGCTTGCTCCTGAGGAAGCTTCTGCAGACCTCACGATGGCACTGAACAACCGGTTAGTTGCTTTATCAATTCACATCCGGGAGTACTACTGGATTGATATGAAGAAACTGAATGAAATTTATCGATACAAGACAGAAGAGTACTCGTTTGATGCAATCAACAAGTTCAACATCTACCCAGATCAAATTTCTCCCTGGCTTGTGGACTGGATGCCCCAAAGAGGAGGCTATCTTATTGGAAACCTGCAGCCGGCACATATGGACTTCCGATTCTTCTCACTTGGAAATCTATGGGCTATAGCATGCAGCCTTGCCACCACTCAGCAGTCACATGCTATATTGGATCTTATTGAAGCCAAATGGTCTGATCTTGTTAGCAACATGCCGTTGAAAATTTGTTACCCAGCGTTAGAGGGTCAGGAATGGAGCATAATCACAGGAAGTGATCCAAAGAACAC GCCTTGGTCTTACCACAATGGAGGTTCGTGGCCTACATTGCTCTGGCAG CTGACAGTGGCATGTTTAAAAATGAATAGACCAGAGATTGCTGAAAATGCAATCAAGATTGCTGAAAAACGCCTGGCAAAGGATAAGTGGCCAGAGTACTACGACACCAAGGGAGCAAGATTCATAGGGAAACAGGCGCGACTGTTCCAGAGCTGGTCTATTGCAGGTTATCTGGTGGCAAAACTCCTCATGAAAAACCCAAGTGCTGCTAACATTCTAGTGAGTGTTGAAGATGCAGAGCTTTTGAATGTCTTCTCTTGTGCACTGAATGCTAATCCAAGGGGAAAACGTCGAAAGGGACCCAAACAGAGCTTTATCATATGA
- the LOC121742033 gene encoding neutral/alkaline invertase 3, chloroplastic-like isoform X1, which translates to MIGILKLRRFPNYIFAVPMAVSPSEAAPRVLPGAVPFQVFRNLRSASRLSFKYGSQNDRSVSQKNQGNCLNSLRCNCIGRESARETSREDISKRLVNDIAKDLDDQRLEAAQHLKHEKEGPRHGDELASDTAVGQTISRTDANSLEEEAWNLLRASMVYYCGSPVGTIAANDPSDSNMLNYDQVFIRDFVPSGIAFLLNGEYEIVRNFILHTLQLQSWEKTIDCHSPGQGLMPASFKVRVVPLDGDDSATEEVLDPDFGEAAIGRVAPVDSGLWWIILLRAYGKSSGDLSVQQRIDVQTGIKMILKLCLADGFDMFPTLLVTDGSCMIDRRMGIHGHPLEIQALFYSALLCAREMLAPEEASADLTMALNNRLVALSIHIREYYWIDMKKLNEIYRYKTEEYSFDAINKFNIYPDQISPWLVDWMPQRGGYLIGNLQPAHMDFRFFSLGNLWAIACSLATTQQSHAILDLIEAKWSDLVSNMPLKICYPALEGQEWSIITGSDPKNTPWSYHNGGSWPTLLWQLTVACLKMNRPEIAENAIKIAEKRLAKDKWPEYYDTKGARFIGKQARLFQSWSIAGYLVAKLLMKNPSAANILVSVEDAELLNVFSCALNANPRGKRRKGPKQSFII; encoded by the exons ATGATAG GAATATTGAAGCTGAGACGATTCCCAAACTATATTTTTGCAGTTCCAATGGCTGTCTCACCCTCAGAAGCAGCCCCTCGAGTTTTGCCTGGGGCGGTGCCATTCCAGGTCTTTAGAAATTTGAGATCAGCTTCACGGCTTTCCTTTAAGTATGGTAGCCAAAATGATAGATCCGTATCACAAAAGAACCAGGGCAATTGCTTAAATTCTTTGCGTTGCAATTGCATCGGGAGAGAAAGTGCTCGAGAGACTTCTAGAGAGGACATAAGTAAAAGGTTGGTTAATGATATAGCCAAGGATCTTGATGATCAAAGGCTTGAAGCAGCACAACATTTGAAACATGAGAAGGAAGGTCCTCGGCATGGTGATGAATTGGCATCTGATACAGCAGTTGGCCAAACTATTAGTAGAACGGATGCAAATTCTTTGGAGGAAGAAGCGTGGAATCTATTGCGAGCATCAATGGTGTATTATTGTGGCAGTCCAGTCGGGACCATTGCTGCAAATGATCCAAGTGACTCGAATATGCTTAACTACGATCAAGTGTTTATACGTGATTTTGTACCTTCGGGGATTGCTTTCCTGTTGAATGGAGAATATGAAATTGTTAGGAACTTCATCCTTCACACGCTTCAGCTGCAG AGTTGGGAGAAAACTATAGATTGCCATAGTCCTGGACAAGGACTAATGCCAGCAAGTTTTAAAGTACGTGTTGTGCCACTAGATGGTGATGATTCTGCAACTGAAGAGGTGTTAGATCCCGACTTTGGAGAGGCTGCAATTGGTCGGGTGGCGCCAGTTGATTCTG GTTTATGGTGGATCATATTGTTACGTGCATATGGAAAAAGTTCAGGAGACCTTTCTGTCCAGCAAAGGATTGATGTACAGACTGGCATTAAGATGATTTTAAAGCTTTGTTTGGCAGATGGTTTCGATATGTTTCCAACCTTGTTAGTAACAGATGGATCTTGCATGATAGATCGCCGCATGGGAATCCATGGCCACCCACTCGAAATTCAG GCATTATTCTATTCTGCTCTGCTTTGTGCACGTGAAATGCTTGCTCCTGAGGAAGCTTCTGCAGACCTCACGATGGCACTGAACAACCGGTTAGTTGCTTTATCAATTCACATCCGGGAGTACTACTGGATTGATATGAAGAAACTGAATGAAATTTATCGATACAAGACAGAAGAGTACTCGTTTGATGCAATCAACAAGTTCAACATCTACCCAGATCAAATTTCTCCCTGGCTTGTGGACTGGATGCCCCAAAGAGGAGGCTATCTTATTGGAAACCTGCAGCCGGCACATATGGACTTCCGATTCTTCTCACTTGGAAATCTATGGGCTATAGCATGCAGCCTTGCCACCACTCAGCAGTCACATGCTATATTGGATCTTATTGAAGCCAAATGGTCTGATCTTGTTAGCAACATGCCGTTGAAAATTTGTTACCCAGCGTTAGAGGGTCAGGAATGGAGCATAATCACAGGAAGTGATCCAAAGAACAC GCCTTGGTCTTACCACAATGGAGGTTCGTGGCCTACATTGCTCTGGCAG CTGACAGTGGCATGTTTAAAAATGAATAGACCAGAGATTGCTGAAAATGCAATCAAGATTGCTGAAAAACGCCTGGCAAAGGATAAGTGGCCAGAGTACTACGACACCAAGGGAGCAAGATTCATAGGGAAACAGGCGCGACTGTTCCAGAGCTGGTCTATTGCAGGTTATCTGGTGGCAAAACTCCTCATGAAAAACCCAAGTGCTGCTAACATTCTAGTGAGTGTTGAAGATGCAGAGCTTTTGAATGTCTTCTCTTGTGCACTGAATGCTAATCCAAGGGGAAAACGTCGAAAGGGACCCAAACAGAGCTTTATCATATGA